A region of the bacterium genome:
CCTCGGGTATGCTGAGGCGGCAAAGGCCATCAAGGAGCGCCGCTCGGGAATCGGCTTTGCCTACGGCGTGGCGTTGGGAGTGTCGCATGAAGCACCGGATTTCGTGAAGGCACACTTCGCGGAATGGTCCCCGGACGATGAATCGGACTACCAGCTCGAATTTCGCGCGCCGGCGCAGCACTATTATAACTCGGCGCTCGTGCTCGGGTACCGCTATGGGTACGAGCTCAATCAGGACGAACAGCAGATGCTTTGGAAGGACCTCGCCCGCGATCCGGAGATCCTGAACACGCCGGATAAGGACTCCGACAGCGAGATGGAACAATTCTATCGACACGCCGGTCTGAAATTCTACCGGCTGCATATCACGGATGACGGACAAGATGAGAGCACGGCGCCCTCGGATACGGCCGGCAACGGGGGGTAGCCTGGTTGCCCGAGGTGCTCGCTCAATGGCCTCTTGACCCGCGGCCGGGGGGCCGCCCGTGCCGACGTCCCTGCGTGGCGGGAACGTGGCATTCCTGGTAGAAAGAGGGTCGCCGCATCCTCCGGGGGCCAATCCCGACGGGAGCGGCGTCAACTTCTCGCTCTTTTCGGAAAACGCCACAGGCGTCGATCTCCTCCTGTTTGAGAGGCACGATGATCCCGAGCCCCGCCAGGTCGTCCACCTGGATCCGAACGTCAACAAGACCTTCCACTTCTGGCACGTCTACGTCCGCGGGCTCCGGCCGGGCTCACACTACGCGTACCGGGTGGATGGCCCGTCAGAGCTTCGCGAAGGGCATCGTTTCAACAAGAGAAAGGTGCTGATCGATCCCTACGCCCGGGGGAACACGAACACCCTTTGGAACCGTGCGAATGCCTGCGGACCCGACGATAATCTCGCCACCTCCATGCGGTCGGTGGTGATCGATTCGTCGGGGTACGACTGGGAAGGCGATCGGCCCCTCGCCCGGCCCATGGAGGACACGATCATTTACGAACTGCACGTGCGGGGATTCACCCGGTCCCCCTCGTCCGCGGTCGGGCATCCGGGCACGTTCTCCGGCGTCGTCGAGAAGATCCCGTACCTCAAGACCTTGGGCGTGACGGCGGTCGAGCTCTTGCCGGTCTTTGACTTTGACGAGACGGACGTACTCCGCACCGTCGACGGCGCGCCGCTCACGAACTATTGGGGCTACAGCACGCTGGGGTTCTTCGCGCCGCAATCCGCGTACTGCGTAGCTCCCGAAATCGGGGCGCATCTCCGGGAGTTCCGTGACATGGTGAAAGCGCTGCACCGGGCCGGCATCGAGGTCATTCTCGATGTCGTCTTCAATCACACCGATGAAGGGAACCATCAGGGGCCCGTCTTTTCCTTCAAAGGCATCGACAATCGCGTCCATTATCTGCTCGTGCCCGCGGACAGACAGTATTATTGCGATTACTCCGGGTGCGGGAACACGTTCAACTGCAACCACCCGGTTGCCCAAAAACTCATCGTGGACGCGCTCCGCTACTGGGTGCGTGAAGCGCATGTGGACGGATTTCGATTCGACGAGGGATCGATCTTGTCGCGGGGAGAGGACGGCACCCCCGCGGCGCATCCTCCCGTCATCTGGCAGATCGAGCTCGACGACGAACTGGCGAACTCGAAAGTGATCGCCGAGGCCTGGGACGCTGCCGGATTGTACCAGGTCGGGCACTTTCCCGGCGATCGCTGGGCGGAGTGGAACGGGCGCTATCGCGACGACATCCGCCGGTTCGTCAAGGGAGATCCCGGACAGATCGGCGCCGCGGCCGGCCGGCTGGCCGGCAGCGCCGATATCTATCAAGCCCGGGGACAGCTTCCCGTCAACAGCATCAATTTCATCACCTGCCACGATGGCTTCACGCTGCGTGACCTGGTTTCCTACGATGCGAAGCACAACGAGGCGAACGGCGAAGGCAACCGAGACGGCATCGATGACAACCTGAGCTGGAACTGCGGGGCGGAGGGCGACACAACCGATCCTGCGGTCGACGCGCTCAGGGCTCGTCAGATCAAGAATTTCGCGACCATTCTCCTCCTCTCACGCGGGGTCCCGATGTTTGCGGCGGGAGATGAGATTGGGCGCACCCAGAGGGGGAACAACAACGCCTACTGCCAGGACAACGAGATCAGTTGGCTCGATTGGAGTCTTTTGGACACACGGGGCGATTTGTTCCGGTTCTGGGCGCGGATGATCGAATTCCGGAAACGTCACGCTGTCGTGCGCAGCCGTCAATTCTTCACCGGTGCCGCAACGGCGCGCGGGTTGCCGGACGTCGCCTGGCACGGCTGCCGGTTGAACAGCCCCGGCTGGTCCGATCCGAACGCCCGCGCGCTGGGGATGACCCTGGGAGGCGTCGGAGACGATCCGGACATTCACGTCATGCTCAACATGTTCTGGGACCGCCTTGATTTCGACATCCCGAAGGTGGGCGGGCGGCGGTGGTTCAGAGTGATCGACACGGCCCAACCGTCGCCCCGCGACTTCGTCGATCCCGGCCGTGAGGTTGCGGTTGAGGGGGACGTCTGCTCGGTGGAAGGGCGCAGCATTGTCGCGCTGATTTCGAAGTGACTTGGGCGGGATTGTGAGCTGGATCATAGCGTCGAACCGATGTGGCGTTGCATGGTGGTGCTGGGCGCTATCGACCCGATCTGATTGGCGCACCAACGCCGGATCGGTGGCGAGGGGGCATGAACGCCAACGTCGGAGTTGGGACACTAGGGAGGCGCATTCTTCGGCAATTTGGTTGCTGCGTGCTGGCAACGCTTCTTCTGACCTGCGCAACACAGACGGTGGGACGTGCGCAGACCCTACTCGCGACGAACGAGCCTCGGGTCGTGGGTCTATCCTACACTCAAGCGCGGTGTCTCCTTAGCCTGCGCAATCTTCGGATAAACGCCGCTTGGCCGTCCGGCACCAGGAACCCGGATGACGTCGTAATTTCCCAGAGCGGCGGCGCCGACAATGGAATCGTCAGCGTGACCATGGGTCAGCCGTTCGGGCGATTTTCTCCACAAACGGCTGTAGTGCCCCCGGTCCAAGGCATGCCTTTCGATAGGGCGCGCGCCGTCGCTCAGCAGCGCGAACTTTGCGCGGTCGCGAGGGGCGCAACGTCACCGGACGCTACAGTGACTGAGCAGCACCCCTACCAAGGGGAGCGGGTCGCGGTCGGGACGACAGTCATTTTGACAATGGGCCCGGTCCAGCCGGCACCCGTCGTGCCCAAGCCGGTCATTCCATGGCAGCCTCTTCCACAACTTCGTCCGGTCCCGGACGTTCGGGGCCTCTCGGTCGGTGCCGTGAGGCTCAAACTCGCAGATGCAGGTTTCATCCTCGGGCGGTACACGCCGATGCCGTCGAGTCAGGACCGGGGCACGGTCGTATCTCAGGACCCCCCGCCCGGCAGTCTCAGGACGCTGGGTGCGCGGGTCGACGTGACGTACGCCATACCGATCGTCGGGACGGTTCCGGATGTGCGCGGACTGCCGGTTGACACGGCCAGAGCCCGGCTTGTAGACGCCGGCTTTGCGCTCGGATCAACCACATCGACGCAGTCAAGGCAAGATCAGGGGACGATAGTATCTCAGGAGCCGGCTCCGGGCAGTCTCGGGACGCTGGGTGCGCGGGTCGACGTAGTCTACGCGGTGCCGATACCGCTCCCACGGATACCTGATGTTCGCGGACTGTCGGTTGACACGGCCAGAGCCCGGCTCGCAGACGCCGGCTTTGCGCTCGGATCAACCGCGCCGGCGCGGTCAAAGCAGGTTCAAGGGACGATAGTGTCTCAGGAACCGGCTCCGGGCAGTCTCAGGACGCTGGGTGCGCGGGTCGACGTGACGTACGCGGTGCCGCTGCCGCCCCGTCCGAAGCCACCTATTGAGAGTGTAATGCGGACCCCGCCGCCGATTCCGGACGTCCGCCGACTGACAGTCGAGGCGGCCAAAGCCCGACTCGCAGGTGCCGGCTTCACGCTCGGATCGACCGCACCGACACCATCGGATCAAAATCAGGGTACGGTCGTATCTCAGGATCCCGCTCCGGGCAGTCTCAGGGCATCGGGGACGCCGGTCAATGTGATCTACGCGGTGCCGATCCCTCTCCGGCCGGTTCCGGACGTTCGCCGGCTGTCTATTGACGGGGCCAAAGCCCGACTCGCAGGTGCCCGGTTTGCGCTCGGATCGACCGCGCCCGAGGAGTCGACTCAGGACCGAGACACGATAGTATCTCAGGATCCCGCCCCCGGCAGCATGAGGGCACCGGATACGGCGGTCAACGTAACATACGCCACGCCAATTGTCCGAGCGGTCCCGGACGTTCGAGGACTGACGGTCGAGGCGGCCAAGGCTCGACTCGCGGCGGCCGGTTTTGCGGTCGATTCCATTACCTCGGTCGTGGTGGTGTCCACCGCGCATTCGGGAACAGTGATCGCGCAGCATCCGGTTGCGCACACGGTCGCGCGGCAAGACACGCCGGTCGGCATTGTCTTGGCGGCGACAACGATCCCCGGTCCGATTCAGTGGCCGCCGGCGTTCGCCGGCACCCTCCTCGCGATTACTGCGTCGGCCGTCGCGGCGAGGGTGCGGCGCGTTCGCAAAGTGCGGTTCATGCGCCGCGTTCGGATCCAACCGCATCGTCCTCTTGGGACTCTGGGGATCGACTTGAACGCCGAAGAGTTGGGGAACCCTGTCGAGATCCTCGACCGCGATGTTCGCCTCAGGCCCGTCGTAGACGCGGGGAAACAGGACATCGAGCGACCAGAAGATCTGCTGAGCACGAATGGAGGGAGCGGACATGTCACCGACGTCGGTCACCCTTAGGGGGTTCTTCGCGAGCTCGGACGTTGCCCAGGATCGGTTAGAATCCAGCCCGGAGGTCGCGGCCCTCAGGTCCGCCCTATCGCTCCGGGGCCCCAAGGGCGCGTGGCCCGGCGTTCGCGGCGGCATTATCGGCTCGATTGATGAACTGATGGATATTCCGTTCGCGGAGATCGCGGCGGGCGCATGGGACAAATATCAGGTCCTTCGCAAGTATGCGGACCCAAAGAAATATGCTCCCGACGAGGTCATCGAAGTCCCACTCGCGACTCACACCATCAGATCCGAGCACAAGCCTTATCTTGAAATCCTGGTCGACGACAAGGTGATGGGGAAAGTTGATTTCGACATCGCGTTGGCGTTGACGCTGGAAGGCGCGGTTGTGAGCATTCGAGACGGCAAGATCAGGGAGATCCGGGTCGGATCGTGCGAGGGTAGTGGCAGCGTGAAGTGCGAGAACATCGCCATCGCCGAGCGGA
Encoded here:
- a CDS encoding PASTA domain-containing protein — translated: MGQPFGRFSPQTAVVPPVQGMPFDRARAVAQQRELCAVARGATSPDATVTEQHPYQGERVAVGTTVILTMGPVQPAPVVPKPVIPWQPLPQLRPVPDVRGLSVGAVRLKLADAGFILGRYTPMPSSQDRGTVVSQDPPPGSLRTLGARVDVTYAIPIVGTVPDVRGLPVDTARARLVDAGFALGSTTSTQSRQDQGTIVSQEPAPGSLGTLGARVDVVYAVPIPLPRIPDVRGLSVDTARARLADAGFALGSTAPARSKQVQGTIVSQEPAPGSLRTLGARVDVTYAVPLPPRPKPPIESVMRTPPPIPDVRRLTVEAAKARLAGAGFTLGSTAPTPSDQNQGTVVSQDPAPGSLRASGTPVNVIYAVPIPLRPVPDVRRLSIDGAKARLAGARFALGSTAPEESTQDRDTIVSQDPAPGSMRAPDTAVNVTYATPIVRAVPDVRGLTVEAAKARLAAAGFAVDSITSVVVVSTAHSGTVIAQHPVAHTVARQDTPVGIVLAATTIPGPIQWPPAFAGTLLAITASAVAARVRRVRKVRFMRRVRIQPHRPLGTLGIDLNAEELGNPVEILDRDVRLRPVVDAGKQDIERPEDLLSTNGGSGHVTDVGHP
- the glgX gene encoding glycogen debranching protein GlgX: MPTSLRGGNVAFLVERGSPHPPGANPDGSGVNFSLFSENATGVDLLLFERHDDPEPRQVVHLDPNVNKTFHFWHVYVRGLRPGSHYAYRVDGPSELREGHRFNKRKVLIDPYARGNTNTLWNRANACGPDDNLATSMRSVVIDSSGYDWEGDRPLARPMEDTIIYELHVRGFTRSPSSAVGHPGTFSGVVEKIPYLKTLGVTAVELLPVFDFDETDVLRTVDGAPLTNYWGYSTLGFFAPQSAYCVAPEIGAHLREFRDMVKALHRAGIEVILDVVFNHTDEGNHQGPVFSFKGIDNRVHYLLVPADRQYYCDYSGCGNTFNCNHPVAQKLIVDALRYWVREAHVDGFRFDEGSILSRGEDGTPAAHPPVIWQIELDDELANSKVIAEAWDAAGLYQVGHFPGDRWAEWNGRYRDDIRRFVKGDPGQIGAAAGRLAGSADIYQARGQLPVNSINFITCHDGFTLRDLVSYDAKHNEANGEGNRDGIDDNLSWNCGAEGDTTDPAVDALRARQIKNFATILLLSRGVPMFAAGDEIGRTQRGNNNAYCQDNEISWLDWSLLDTRGDLFRFWARMIEFRKRHAVVRSRQFFTGAATARGLPDVAWHGCRLNSPGWSDPNARALGMTLGGVGDDPDIHVMLNMFWDRLDFDIPKVGGRRWFRVIDTAQPSPRDFVDPGREVAVEGDVCSVEGRSIVALISK